The following is a genomic window from Antechinus flavipes isolate AdamAnt ecotype Samford, QLD, Australia chromosome 3, AdamAnt_v2, whole genome shotgun sequence.
GAACGGACGGTTCCCCCACAATACCACTTCTCTCCTCCAGCTCCTAACTGTTTGGAAAAATAGTTGTTTCCCAACATCGGATGAATCCGCCTCAATTTAGATGGCCGTGTGTCCAGTTGGAGGAACTTGTGGGAACAGAACAGCTTCTGAGGGtgggggcaggggaagggagAATCAAGGGACCGGGGATTGCCAATGGCTCGTACTGGGCAATGTGCGCCAGACAGCAGGAACAAGATGGGCTgggctggggggaaggggatATCAAAGGAAGCTGCCTCCAACTGGGCAAGGCTAATAGCAAGACTTGGAGGCTGGCCAGGGCGATTGTCTTTTCTGTCTGCATCTTCAACCCCTGTGCCCAAAGGGAGGAGCATGGCCCTTCTTTGTCTGACTCAATTCCCCTTATTTTTAGATATAAAATTCCTGAATTCTCCTCTATCCCTCTCCTTGCGTATTGACTCAATTCTGCTTCTGTCACTGCTATGCCCATAgaatcttcctctctttcctctcttctcccctcccttctcctctcttccatttctcattccctctcttttcctcttcttcctctccctctccttttttctttaaaaaaatctacctctttccctccatctgtctgtctttccacCATGTTTGTCTCCCTTGATCTCTTTGCTATCTCcctctgactttctgtctctctgagctctccctgtctctgcctctccgtctgtctgtctctttccctcctttccttcagcTGTAGAACAACAGGGAGACTTGTGTTTTTGTTTAAGAATCAGGGAAACAACACGGAAAAGCCAAatatttctctcctcccctccacccTTTCCCAGCTGCAGGTTCCCACCCAGATCATCACTGCTTCTCCAAGTCAAATGAATAGCTTTATTGTGATCAGTTCTAGAATAGGGCTGTTTTCCTGCCCTTCTCTTCCCTATCTTGAACATTGCTCAGAACGATCATACCCATTTTAAAGCAGAGTACGGTAAGGAACAACTTTTGAAACAATAACACCATTCATATCTTTCCTTTGAAGTCTTCTGAGTATCTTCAACAGTTATTTCTTCCCCATGATTTAGGTAGAAGAGAAACTAATCCATTGTACAGATTGGGCAATTGATGCACTCTTAGGGGGAGATAATCTGTCCAGTCACACAGCAAGGGAGGGGGAGCAAATTACGAaatatttccccccctttttttttttaacatatcccAAACAGAACTTATCTTCTCCCACTAAACTCATCCTTCCTCCAAACGTCCTCATTTTGGTTGCGAGCATTGGTGTCCTCCCAGGCATCCAGTTTTGTAACCATGAAGTCATCCTGGTCTTTTGAGCGTTCCCTTTCCCAGCTCCTCTCCCCAACCGATCTCATATATAGTTACTTGCCAAGTCTCCTTGATTCTACCTTCAAAATATCCCTCTGACCCATTTTCTTTCCAACTAAAAGGCTGCCATTTTAATTCAAGCCATTATTACCTTTACGTGGATAGTTTCTGTAGTCTCCCAATTGGACTTTTGGCTTCCAGATTCGAACTTTTATACAACTGTCAAGATAATATTACAGAGCCATGTAGCTATATCGCTCCTTTTCTTAACAactttcaatggctccctatcgcctctaggataaaatacaaactccttgggTTGGCATTTAAGGCTCTTTATAAGCTGACTTTCAGGATaccattttaatttattatatatgactATCACTCACATACTCTGGATTTTATTGACCAGCTTGCTGCTCCCTGACCATAGCATTTcatctatgatcctctgatctCCCACCTCCAGGATTTCACATAGTCTGTTTGTCCTTCAGGCCTTCAATGcacttttccttccccctcacccctgcctcttagaatctctagtttaAAGCTCGGCTCATATGTCATCTCCTACAAAAGAGCCTTTCtagttttcctcctcctctcatcATGGatgctttttccttcctccacaaATTATGTcttaaatgtttatctatttccATGTTTGGCACCTTCCCAGTATAATGTATAATCCTTTTAGGGGAAGAGACTATTCTTTTTCTAGATAATATCATGAATAGATCCCTTGGaattcagaagatctgagtttgaatcctacccCAAACACTTTTTGTGTTtccctaaacaaatcacttaatatctctcaGCATCTATTTCCTCACTTTCAAAGTAGTATTTGTACTTCCTTCATAAAGTGGGTGCCTGGATCAAGTGAACCATTGAAGTTTATGATTCATTAAGTCATTTGGGACactgtatgtaaagtactttgcaaaccttaagtgatacataaatgttagttattattattaataatactatttttgtatctccagtgtcaAGTATCAAGCTAATTGCACAGCACATCCTCAATAAAGACTTGGATTGTATATAGATCTCTTGATTTCCTTCTGCAGCACTctcatttatttgttaattccttcattctttcagaaacattaatatgtattttaaaacaatatgtgtaaattaaattaatctataatttaaaattaaacatataaatatatttaaataaaatttagattttgctgcaatgataataatagctaacatttataaattgtttactatgtgtcaggcactgtgctatgtatTTTTTAACAATCATCTCATTTAGTCTTCAACCTAGCATCCCTGGACTACAGACAACATCCAGCAACCTTAGCAAGgcggtgccattattatccccattataaatatgaagaaactgaggcagacagcagggAAGTGACTTGGCTGGGATCACACTAGGaaacatctgaggctggatttgaatttgggtcctcctgactttaggtttGGTGTTCTGCTTCTTATGATGAAACACTAGAACTTGGGAGAGGTAAAAAAAGTTCCTCTGCCTTCTCTACAATTGATAATGTTGGTGAGTTTACTGGATTATCTGCCTAGTCACATGATCAATGATCTTAGTGGATTGGAGAATAGTGCTTTAAACTTGCCTCTCAGACATACTAAGACAAGATGGAATtgtagaaaaaaagacagaatggtTATTCTGCCATTTTCTGTCATTCATTCAATCATCACTCATTCATATCATTCATccatcacatatatatatatatatatatatatatatatatacacacacacacacacacatatatatgtatatattgagcCACCTGCCTCTAAATGTAGTGTGGAAAGTATATAAGGGGTCCCAGAAGGCCCGAGCCCTGATCTGAAGTAGTTTAGAGCATTTGGGGCCACTGGAAGCAGAGAAGCAAGAACTCTGAAGACTTTTGGGTCCCACATGAGAGTGGTCCCTTGCAAGTATGTAGCTGCAAGCCAAGAGCCCTAATAAGCCCCTTTTCTTAAGCGAGGAGGCTCTCAGCACTGGATTCAGGGAGACCTCGAGCTTGGACTTACAACTTCAGGATCCATTACAGGATCAAGACACCCAGCTCACGTTTCAGAGAAAACATTCTCAAAATCACCCACACACACTGCAGTCTTTTTTGGTTGGAAATGTGTGTATTTTCTGATACTCTAGATGTTGTCTGTGGTCCAGGGATGCTCGTCTCACCAGAAGCATTTCTCCTGAATTACCGCGGGGCCAATCTCATGGTAGGCCGCTCTGGAGACCCACATCTGCTCAAAGGTGGATAGACTCGTGATGACGGAAGCGCCGATCCACACGGACAAAAGGCGGTCGCTGGGTGCTGTGATGTTGACGTTGGGGCTTCCTTTGAGGAGAGACTCCAGCTCCATCCAGAGCCTCTTCTTCAGCCCCGGGCACAGGGTAGAGCCTCCAGACAGGATCAGATTCTTCAGAAGGTCTTTCTGGAAGTGGTGGCTGCTTTTCATCACGCTTTTGAAGACTAATTTGTGAATCCCAGGAGATGAGGAGCCCGCCTTCGAGGGCTGAAAGAGGGACTCGGGGACTTGGAACAACTCCTCCCCGATTTGCATGGAGTGACCGTCGGGAAGGATGTAATTGTACATGGAGCAATCGATGGTCGTCGCCTTCTTTCGTTCGTGTGGGTCGGGGATGACGTAGCACAGTCTCTCTTTGATGTCCGTGACCACGTCCTTGTTGCCCTTGTTCACCAGGTGGATACCTCTCTCCAAGAGCAGCCTGGATAGGTAGTTGGTGACATCTCTCCCTGCAAAATCGGACCTGGACATGCTTTGGAGGAGGCAGCGGTCCTCGTAGATGGGG
Proteins encoded in this region:
- the LOC127558177 gene encoding actin, clone 302-like; protein product: MVSEITKIPSAILDNGSGLCKVGISGEQSPRFIQATVLGYPQNIIPKADTEPKACYVGQDAQDKRNILTLRYPMQHGIVTSWDDMEKIWKHLYEHGLREPPELRPVLLTEAPLNPPENRAKMIEIFFETFQVPALYVALQGLMALYATGKNTGIVLDCGDGVTGVIPIYEDRCLLQSMSRSDFAGRDVTNYLSRLLLERGIHLVNKGNKDVVTDIKERLCYVIPDPHERKKATTIDCSMYNYILPDGHSMQIGEELFQVPESLFQPSKAGSSSPGIHKLVFKSVMKSSHHFQKDLLKNLILSGGSTLCPGLKKRLWMELESLLKGSPNVNITAPSDRLLSVWIGASVITSLSTFEQMWVSRAAYHEIGPAVIQEKCFW